The following DNA comes from Borrelia coriaceae.
AGTAAATGCTGGATTACCCTCACCCTTTTTTATAACTACATCAACGATTGTTTTAATCCCTTTAACAAGTGAATTAACGCTTTCAACCTTTGCAGGTGCAGCATTTTGGCCACTAGAAGCAGTAGCACCACTAATAGCATCACCTTTAACCCCTTCTGCAGCTCCCTTAGAACCTTCTTCTATTTTTGTTAATTTTTCAATAAATTTTTCAACCGCTTCTTTCACTTTTGAATAGTGTTCATTCTTAACAACTTCAGACTGCAACTTATCTTTAACTGTTTTAATAGTTGTAGCAATATCAGTGAAATATTTCCCAATATCAGATTTTTTAGTATCGGGATTAATACCTAAAGAGTCTGTGATCATATCACCAAAAGAAGTAAAAATATCTAAGAAGTTTTGTCTTAAATTAGATATAGAGAGTATAGAATCCTTTTGCTTTTGAAGTTCTTCTATTCCATTATTACAAGAGAGGAATAGAAAGATAAATAATGTCGCACAAATACTTTTTACTCTAATATTTTTAATATTTATTTTCATATATTACGTGCACCCTTTTATCACACCCTTTAACAAACACAAAAAAGGAACACTACCATCCCTAAATAAAGAATGAACTGTCTCCCTTTAATGACTTTACTATTTTGTTTACTTATCTTTGTATTATTTACTTAGTAATATTACTAGAAATAACTGAATCAACTTTAATTAAATCCTTGATCGCTTTTAAATCAAAATTAATTGTTTTCATTATAGCAAGATTCAAAGTATTTAAAGCCATTTTAATAGCACTCGCTACTGCATTCTTAATCTCATCCTTAGCATCAGTCCCATTAGAATGAGTAGCGAATTTACCATCCTTAGCCATTCCTCTTACTGCAAGAGTGCCCGCAATTAATGCATCTTTAGCAGAAGCAGTATTAGTCTTAATAAATAGATGAGTAGCACCAGTATTTTGCTGTCTTTCGGAACCATCCTCAGCCCTATTAACAGTACCAGCTGCATCACTACCTTCTTGTCGTAATACTATGCTTACTATTTCTTTGATTCCATCAATAATACTATCAACCCCAGTCAGTTTAGCAGTAATTGCACTACTATTAACAACTTTACCAACTTCATCATTAACACCTTCACCAATTGCACCAGATACCTTTTTAGATCCTAAAATTATCTTCATAAGTTTTGCATTTAAAGTTGTTACAGCCTTATCAATAGCATCAGCATTAGAATGTCTTTTAGTTTTCATCTCATCAACAATTTTTTCAAGCTTTGTTTCTGTTGTTGTTAATATTTATTCCATATTCTTAAAGTAATTTCCAATCTCAGATTTTTTTGTTTCAGCATTAAACCCTAAAACAGTACCAATCATATCCCCAAAAGAAATAAAGACAGATAAGCAGTCATTACCCAAATTAGCCCATTGAGGATAAGAACTGATTGGTCCTTCTGAAGTTTTTCTAATTCACTCTCTCCTGAATTATTACAAAAAAGGAATAGAGAAATAAATAATTTTGCACAAATACTTTTTACTATTTGCCTAATTATTAAATCAAGTATTTCTAATAACTATTTACTACTTCACTTAATTGACTACAGCAATAATATTATCAGTGACAGCCCAATATTATAATTAAGTATATTTACAATCATTGAAATGATGACCCTTAAGATATAGCGCCTACAATAGGTAAACCTTTTGTCTTATGTTTACCATAATTTTTATCTTTATATTACATACAAAAAAACAAAATATCAAAAAGTCTAATATCTATGAAAATTTCACAAATTAATTTACTAGAAAAAATTAAATTATCGGTTTCAATGTATCATTAACGTTAAGTATAAGTCTTTGTTTTTCTTTTATAATTAAACCTCTATCCATCAGGTCTGATAAATATTGCCTTATTCTATACTCAGATACATTTGTCTCTTTATTAATTTTTCTCAAAGGCTTTACTGTACGCTTATCATCTTCTAAATTAGATGAAATAAATCTAAGCACTTCTTCAACCCTTTGCAAGGGTTTTTTATATTTTCTTGAACTTAAAATTTGATGATTTTTAATCTTTTCCTTAACATTAATCCTACTTCCTGTAGGTAATGGGGCAAAGTGTAACAATTTTTGTTCATAAAATTTATGATACGCATTTTGTATTATGCAAAATACCATTGCTAAAAATATATCTAGACAAACAGACAATAATAATAATAATAATAATAATAAATAAACAAAAACTATATTAAGATAGTCATCTCTAGCAATAACAACAGATGTTCCATTTAAAACATTAGCTGCCTTAAACTTATTATTATTTATAGCAGCCCTTTCAATTAAACTGCTAAGCTTAAACCTCAAATCCTGCAAAGACTCTAAATACTCATTCCTTTGATTAAACAACTCCTTATTCTCCCTACTTGCATTCTCAATCTCTCTCATGTAATCTTGCTTCATGGTTCTATACCTATAATCCAAGCTTAAATGATTATTTTTAGCAAACTCTATGCGATCATTGTTATTCTTAATCTTAATATCAATACTAGCTATTTCACCTTCAATTATCTTATCTTTATCAAAGAGTAGCTTACGTATACCTTCCTCTTTTGCTATCTGACTCTTTTGAGTACTCAAAACAGTATCCTTAATAGTATCTTCAAACATCAGACTAAAGAAACTCTCAAAGCTCATCCATGAACTTACAGATTGCGTTATAAGTCCTATCACTAATAATACAAATATTGCTATTTTTTCTAAGTATGCAAATATTGAGGATTTAACACTACCTTCAGTAACACGCGTCCTTAATAAATAAAGAAAATACAATAATATTGAAGACGGTACTACTATAACGATTATTGTAAAAGGCAATGTGAAATAAAGCTTAGAATTACTACCAACATTATAACTTGCAAGCCCTCTATGTGAATGCAACACATTGAAGAAAAATAAAAATAAAGCAAATAATATTAACCAAATATTACGAATCAAAAATTCAAAATTAAGTCTTAAAGACTCTACAATACTAAACTCAATATTATGAGTTCTTGTTTCATTACCTTTACTGATCATCAAAGCCCTCTATCCTAATTATATTAACACACAACTCACAAACTTTTATATAACCTTGGCCACTTGTGATGAAATTATCAATTTGCGATAAACACCCCCATTTGTGATGAAATTAATTTGACGTGTATTGTTATATAAAATAAATAACTAAATATTTTTTCTACAGTAACACCATTACATGTAAGTTAAATCTCATCACTAAAGCCTACTGACTGCACCTTGGCGCTCCTTTTCAATACTTTGTACAATAATTTGAGCATCCTTTAAATAACTATTTCCATTCCAATAACAATGATATGTACTTTATCAATTTCTGATTAAGAGATAATACACTTTACTTTAACATTCTTCAAATCTTATGCCCTAACTAGTTTTGCATCCTCTAGTGTGAATTAAGTCCTTGCAATGATTTATCAAAAACACTTATTGCCTTACTTTATGATTGTTTCAGAAATTTAATCTTTGCTCTATGCTAAGTATTAAGAA
Coding sequences within:
- a CDS encoding variable large family protein encodes the protein MKINIKNIRVKSICATLFIFLFLSCNNGIEELQKQKDSILSISNLRQNFLDIFTSFGDMITDSLGINPDTKKSDIGKYFTDIATTIKTVKDKLQSEVVKNEHYSKVKEAVEKFIEKLTKIEEGSKGAAEGVKGDAISGATASSGQNAAPAKVESVNSLVKGIKTIVDVVIKKGEGNPAFTKTDDTELKSVGKLFSDTPGDATETIAAAASASIGAVTGADILQAIAGSEEAKDQPNIEDAKNAAEIAVTNKNSGTKTLNKANKDAVLVAGIALRAMAEGGKLAAKNDAKSSGAVNGVAASVVNKTLSTLIIAIRNTVDSGLKTISEALATVKQGDMSAETATSGQ
- a CDS encoding variable large family protein, whose translation is MKTNTASAKDALIAGTLAVRGMAKDGKFATHSNGTDAKDEIKNAVASAIKMALNTLNLAIMKTINFDLKAIKDLIKVDSVISSNITK